A genomic region of Pogona vitticeps strain Pit_001003342236 chromosome 15, PviZW2.1, whole genome shotgun sequence contains the following coding sequences:
- the GOLPH3L gene encoding Golgi phosphoprotein 3-like, protein MTTLIHRGRRADVGGNAEKRAEGEEDSVLDKGVGDEDSGDSKDIRLTLMEEVLLLGLKDKEGYTSFWNDCISSGLRGGILIELAMRGRIQLEPQTMRKKRLLDRKVLLKSDAPAGDVLLDETLRHLKATEPPETVQTWIELLTGETWNPFKLQYQLRNVRERIAKNLVEKGILTTEKQNFLLFDMTTHPVTNTTEKQRLVKKLQESVLDRWVNDPHRMDRRTLALLVLAHASDVLENIFASLDDEKYDVAINRSKDLLDRDPEVEAAKASGAEMIWAVLAAFNKS, encoded by the exons ATGACGACGTTAATCCACCGAGGGCGGCGTGCCGATGTTGGCGGGAATGCCGAGAAGCGGGCGGAGGGTGAGGAGGACTCCGTTCTGGACAAGGGCGTGGGTGACGAAGACTCTGGGGACTCCAAAGATATCCGTCTTACTCTTATGGAGGAGGTCCTGCTCCTGGGATTGAAAGACAAAGAG GGCTACACGTCTTTCTGGAATGACTGCATCTCCTCGGGCCTGCGTGGGGGCATTCTTATTGAGCTGGCCATGAGAGGAAGGATACAGCTGGAGCCACAAACCATGAGGAAGAAACGGCTCCTGGATCGGAAG GTGCTTCTGAAGTCAGATGCTCCAGCTGGAGATGTACTTCTGGATGAGACGCTTCGCCATCTCAAAGCCACTGAGCCTCCCGAGACGGTGCAGACCTGGATTGAATTGCTCACGG GTGAGACCTGGAACCCCTTCAAGCTACAGTACCAGCTCCGTAACGTCCGCGAGCGAATCGCGAAGAACCTCGTGGAGAAAGGCATCCTGACCACCGAGAAGCAGAACTTCCTCCTCTTCGACATGACCACCCACCCAGTCACCAACACGACGGAGAAGCAGCGCTTGGTGAAGAAGCTTCAGGAGAGCGTCCTGGACCGGTGGGTCAACGACCCCCACCGCATGGACCGGAGGACCTTAGCTCTGCTGGTGCTGGCCCATGCCTCCGACGTGCTGGAGAACATCTTCGCCAGCCTGGATGACGAGAAGTACGACGTGGCCATCAACAGGTCCAAGGACCTTTTGGACAGGGACCCTGAGGTCGAGGCGGCCAAGGCGAGCGGGGCGGAGATGATCTGGGCCGTCTTGGCGGCCTTCAACAAGTCCTAA
- the LOC110081454 gene encoding hepatocyte nuclear factor 6 — MNVQLSLENGGDMSVQEQELMHSDTRALHSALQRPSLVASVLEGSEYHRAEHALATTLHPGLGFGGDSPTASTGNSYTTLTPLQPLHEKFHHQHHHHHHHQCLPMGNVIGSFTLMREDRGLGASGNFYSPYHKDISMGQSLSSLPSPQLAPMHNYTGHSTPGHLGNEKMVISNSFDAHSTAMFGRMDQHFPREMSPSQTSTMASPNAMSQSPYGHPRSDMNARPNPPIATQTTVLSSQLEEINTKEVAQRIIAELKRYSIPQAIFAERVLCRSQGTLSDLLRNPKPWSKLKSGRETFKRMWRWLQEPEFQRMAALRLEACKRKEQDQSKSDRNHVPKRHRLVFTDIQRRTLHAIFHENQRPSKDLQITIAQQLGLELSTVSNFFMNARRRSLDKWMEEGRSPPSGSHAGSASSAVTCTKA; from the exons ATGAATGTCCAGCTGAGTTTGGAGAACGGCGGGGACATGTCTGTCCAGGAGCAGGAATTAATGCACAGCGATACCCGGGCCTTGCATTCGGCGCTCCAGAGACCCTCTTTGGTGGCCTCTGTCCTGGAAGGAAGCGAATACCACCGGGCTGAGCATGCCTTGGCCACCACTCTGCACCCTGGCCTTGGCTTTGGGGGCGACTCCCCCACAGCCAGCACAGGCAACAGCTACACCACCTTGACCCCACTGCAGCCCTTGCATGAGAAGTTCCACCATcaacaccaccatcaccaccatcaccagtgTTTGCCGATGGGCAACGTCATTGGGAGCTTCACCCTCATGAGGGAAGACCGAGGGCTGGGGGCCAGCGGGAACTTTTACAGCCCTTACCACAAAGATATCAGCATGGGCCAAAGCCTGTCCTCGCTGCCCAGCCCGCAGCTGGCCCCTATGCACAACTACACGGGACATTCCACTCCTGGGCACTTGGGCAATGAGAAGATGGTGATCAGCAACAGCTTTGATGCCCACTCCACCGCCATGTTTGGCAGGATGGACCAGCACTTCCCCCGGGAGATGTCTCCTTCCCAGACCTCCACCATGGCCTCCCCTAACGCCATGAGCCAAAGCCCCTATGGACACCCTCGCTCGGACATGAACGCCCGGCCCAACCCTCCCATTGCCACCCAGACCACTGTCCTCTCCAGCCAACTGGAGGAAATCAACACCAAAGAAGTGGCTCAGCGCATCATCGCCGAACTCAAGAGGTACAGCATCCCACAAGCCATCTTTGCCGAGAGGGTCCTCTGTCGGTCCCAGGGAACCTTGTCCGACCTCCTTAGGAACCCCAAGCCTTGGAGCAAACTCAAGTCTGGAAGGGAGACTTTCAAGAGGATGTGGCGGTGGCTGCAGGAACCCGAGTTCCAGAGAATGGCAGCTTTAAGGTTAGAAG CCTGCAAAAGGAAAGAGCAAGATCAAAGCAAAAGCGACAGAAACCACGTCCCTAAGCGCCACCGGCTGGTCTTCACCGACATCCAGCGCCGCACGCTCCACGCCATATTCCACGAGAACCAGCGCCCCTCCAAAGACCTTCAGATCACCATCGCCCAACAGCTGGGCCTGGAGCTCTCCACGGTTAGCAACTTCTTCATGAACGCTCGGCGGCGTAGCCTGGACAAATGGATGGAGGAAGGCCGGTCTCCTCCCTCAGGGAGCCACGCCGGCAGCGCCTCCTCAGCCGTCACTTGTACCAAAGCATAA